A portion of the Cryptomeria japonica chromosome 5, Sugi_1.0, whole genome shotgun sequence genome contains these proteins:
- the LOC131875857 gene encoding probable L-gulonolactone oxidase 4 has product MRVTVSVAMTTSIIFLVLCVSLQYFCITTLASQATCAPPPAIECKSNACDVFNYQGVWDDRGICKAQNSAWPTSEAELVQAVANAVKNKQRIKVVSKLSHSEPKLVCVGSEGLIISTQNYASVIEVNKTAMTIRVQAGALMSDVLEAAAKEGLALNAMIYWSGVSAAGVISTGAHDSGLVGKGSGVYEYVVAMRLVVPASPSQGYAKVISLTEADEELNAARLSLGTLGAISELTFALQPMYKRSISTVVKDDTDLEYEAESFLRAHEFADINWIPSHGKAVYIPIDRHPVNVPGDGLNSIIGSASSVVDIERKAADYEAIQDRADVEAICSVLINETLDLAINGSGFLNDGKRFTGYPVIGFNHHMQTSGGCQAGRYSVACTPTSILDKNETVCSWDRRIYATLYFGVELRVPVSRLPQVIKDVKRIRDLNPQKLCDMSGIFMRSIKKSDAYLGPKEDVVTLDMMNYRSRAVGTPKWNEDVYEEIEQMIIEKHGGVLHWGKSGGYLFQGLAKRATNLEKFMEVKKKFDSSGLFSNEWTDGLFGIEGGSLEIFRDGCALDKVCKCREDSHCAPQKGYFCKPGKVWKKARVCTKLN; this is encoded by the exons ATGCGTGTAACTGTGTCAGTTGCGATGACCACATCCATCATTTTCCTGGTCCTGTGTGTGTCGCTGCAGTACTTTTGCATAACAACGTTGGCTTCTCAGGCAACCTGTGCGCCGCCTCCTGCAATTGAATGCAAAAGCAATGCATGCGACGTCTTCAATTACCAAGGCGTTTGGGACGACCGTGGGATTTGTAAAGCTCAGAATTCTGCATGGCCCACATCAGAAGCAGAGCTTGTGCAAGCTGTTGCGAATGCAGTGAAAAACAAGCAACGAATCAAAGTTGTGAGCAAGCTGTCTCACAGTGAGCCAAAACTGGTGTGCGTGGGAAGCGAAGGCCTCATCATATCCACCCAAAACTATGCCTCTGTAATTGAAGTGAATAAGACCGCCATGACAATTAGGGTTCAGGCAGGAGCGCTGATGAGCGACGTTCTGGAGGCGGCCGCCAAGGAAGGGTTGGCTCTGAACGCCATGATTTACTGGAGCGGCGTCTCCGCCGCCGGCGTTATCTCCACCGGCGCCCATGACAGCGGCCTCGTTGGAAAAGGCAGTGGCGTTTATGAGTATGTGGTTGCAATGAGATTAGTTGTTCCTGCTTCTCCCTCCCAAGGCTATGCAAAGGTGATCAGCTTGACAGAAGCAGACGAGGAATTGAATGCTGCCAGATTGTCTCTGGGCACTCTTGGAGCGATTTCCGAACTCACATTCGCTTTGCAGCCAATGTACAAGCGCTCCATTTCGACCGTGGTGAAGGATGACACCGATCTGGAATATGAAGCCGAGAGTTTCCTGAGAGCTCATGAATTTGCAGACATAAACTGGATTCCCTCACACGGGAAGGCGGTTTATATTCCCATTGATCGACACCCAGTCAATGTTCCAGGAGATGGCCTCAACTCTATAATTGGCAGCGCCAGCAGTGTAGTCGACATCGAAAGAAAAGCGGCAGATT ATGAAGCAATCCAAGATAGGGCAGACGTTGAAGCTATATGCAGTGTACTCATAAACGAGACACTTGATCTTGCAATTAATGGTAGCGGCTTTCTCAATGATGGAAAACGCTTTACGGGGTACCCGGTAATAGGATTCAATCACCACATGCAAACGTCTGGTGGCTGCCAAGCAGGAAGATACTCTGTGGCTTGCACTCCCACATCAATTTTAGATAAAAATGAGACCGTCTGTTCCTGGGATCGACGAATATATGCTACCTTATACTTTGGTGTGGAACTAAGAGTGCCTGTATCTCGTTTGCCCCAAGTAATAAAGGATGTGAAGAGGATAAGGGATTTGAATCCTCAAAAATTGTGTGACATGTCAGGAATATTTATGCGCTCTATTAAGAAATCTGATGCGTATTTGGGACCTAAGGAGGATGTGGTGACATTAGACATgatgaattataggtcaagggcgGTCGGTACACCCAAGTGGAATGAAGATGTCTATGAAGAGATTGAACAGATGATAATTGAGAAGCATGGTGGCGTGTTACATTGGGGCAAATCAGGGGGTTACCTGTTTCAAGGACTAGCTAAGAGGGCAACTAATTTAGAAAAGTTCATGGAGgtgaagaagaaatttgattcgTCCGGACTATTTTCTAATGAATGGACAGATGGTCTGTTTGGGATCGAGGGAGGAAGTTTAGAGATTTTCAGGGATGGGTGCGCATTGGACAAAGTTTGCAAGTGTAGAGAGGACAGTCATTGTGCTCCCCAAAAAGGGTACTTCTGCAAACCGGGAAAGGTTTGGAAGAAGGCACGTGTTTGCACAAAACTCAATTAA